Proteins encoded by one window of Dermochelys coriacea isolate rDerCor1 chromosome 13, rDerCor1.pri.v4, whole genome shotgun sequence:
- the LOC119842377 gene encoding ribonuclease-like — protein sequence MCLSWDGLNLLSFLVLAWCLAPPAHCQSPRYEKFLRQHHDHPRTNARRDYCGAMMQRRGMARPCKNINTFIHAPKAQIQAVCGSGGIEYWGMRRSRAQFPVTTCSLKGSPWGRCSYLGHANHRFLVITCDPKGWPMHFDESHIM from the coding sequence ATGTGTTTGTCTTGGGATGGACTCAACCTGCTCTCATTCCTGGTGCTGGCCTGGTGCCTGGCCCCACCTGCCCACTGCCAGAGCCCGCGCTATGAGAAGTTCCTGCGGCAGCACCATGACCACCCGCGGACCAATGCCAGGCGGGATTACTGCGGAGCCATGATGCAGCGCCGGGGCATGGCCCGGCCCTGCAAAAACATCAACACCTTCATCCATGCCCCCAAGGCCCAGATCCAGGCTGTCTGTGGCTCCGGGGGCATCGAGTACTGGGGCATGCGGCGCAGCCGGGCTCAGTTCCCAGTCACCACCTGCTCGCTGAAGGGTTCCCCGTGGGGCCGGTGCAGCTACCTGGGCCACGCCAACCACAGATTCCTCGTGATCACCTGCGACCCAAAAGGCTGGCCCATGCACTTCGACGAGAGCCACATCATGTGA